One Prunus dulcis chromosome 7, ALMONDv2, whole genome shotgun sequence DNA segment encodes these proteins:
- the LOC117633467 gene encoding pentatricopeptide repeat-containing protein At2g17670 → MGKIPPSLRSSVSTALIKKPSSLVPNESPSHRPHHFPKKTTKKIPPQLSEKTREPTFRNPFTSANLSDAKKVFNSIVTTTKVPLDLRVHNALLQSYASISTLNDSISLFNHMIKTHPPFSPDRSTYHILLSQSCKAPDQTLKPVHQVLNFMLTNGFSPNKVTTDIAVRSLCSSGNVGLAVELIKEMSLKNAAPDSYTYNFLVKCLCKSSAVSTVYDFIEEFKTSFGLKPDIITYTILIDNVTNRENLREATRLVDVLAKEGIRPDCYIYNTIMKGCCTLNLGNEALEVLKKMKANGVEPDLVTYNTLIFGLSKCGRVVEAKKYLGVMVEMGHFPDAVTYTSLMNGLCRKGDVLGALGLLEEMQEKGCEPNVCTYNTLLHGLCKAKLLEKGLDLYGVMKECGMKLDTASYATLVRALCREGRVADAYEVFDYAVESKSVTDVAAYTTLEGTLKWLKKAREHGLAT, encoded by the coding sequence atggggAAAATCCCACCATCACTTCGATCCTCAGTTTCAACCGCACTTATCAAAAAGCCATCTTCTTTAGTCCCAAACGAGTCCCCATCTCACAGACCCCATCACTTTCCCAAAAAAACCACCAAGAAAATCCCACCCCAACTTTCTGAGAAAACCAGAGAACCAACCTTCAGAAACCCCTTCACCTCCGCCAACCTCTCAGACGCGAAGAAGGTCTTCAACTCCATCGTCACCACCACAAAAGTCCCACTTGACCTTCGCGTCCACAACGCCCTCCTCCAATCCTATGCCTCAATCTCCACGCTCAATGactccatctctctcttcaaccACATGATCAAAACCCACCCTCCTTTCTCTCCCGACCGATCGACCTACCACATTTTGCTTTCCCAGTCCTGCAAAGCACCTGATCAGACCCTCAAACCCGTACACCAAGTCCTCAACTTTATGCTCACCAATGGCTTCAGTCCCAATAAGGTCACCACGGATATCGCAGTCCGGTCACTCTGTTCGTCAGGTAATGTTGGCCTTGCCGTGGAATTGATCAAAGAAATGTCGCTTAAAAACGCAGCACCGGATTCTTATACCTACAATTTTCTTGTTAAGTGTCTCTGCAAGTCAAGTGCTGTGAGTACTGtttatgattttattgaagaatTTAAAACGTCTTTCGGTTTGAAGCCTGATATTATCACTTATACAATTTTGATTGACAATGTGACTAATAGAGAGAATTTACGTGAGGCTACTAGGCTAGTGGATGTGTTGGCAAAGGAGGGAATTAGGCCTGATTGCTATATTTACAATACAATTATGAAAGGTTGTTGTACGTTGAATTTGGGCAATGAGGCACTTGAggttttgaagaaaatgaaggcgAATGGTGTGGAGCCTGATCTTGTAACGTACAATACTTTGATTTTTGGGTTATCGAAATGTGGGCGAGTTGTTGAGGCTAAGAAGTATTTGGGTGTCATGGTTGAGATGGGTCATTTCCCGGATGCGGTGACATACACTTCATTGATGAATGGATTGTGTCGGAAAGGGGATGTCTTGGGTGCATTAGGGTTGTTGGAGGAGATGCAAGAAAAGGGGTGTGAACCGAATGTTTGCACGTATAATACATTGCTTCATGGATTGTGTAAAGCAAAATTGTTAGAGAAAGGGCTAGACTTGTATGGGGTGATGAAAGAATGTGGGATGAAGCTTGATACAGCTTCTTATGCTACACTTGTGAGGGCACTTTGTAGGGAGGGGAGGGTGGCAGATGCTTATGAAGTGTTTGATTATGCAGTTGAGAGTAAGAGTGTAACTGATGTTGCTGCTTATACAACTTTGGAGGGTACACTGAAGTGGCTTAAGAAAGCAAGGGAACATGGCCTTGCTACCTAA
- the LOC117635476 gene encoding uncharacterized protein LOC117635476 has product MAVSLSSIVPVRSISLPSRLNPNSQKIESELKKLKTLRFSCAAEAASSSPLGSEALLEGLSGLAELYNCIEELVHSPLTQQALNHHQQCKTLVEEALDGSVGLLDSCGNARDLLLTMKEHVQNLQSALRRRRTGDSSSIESNVHAYICFRKKAKKSIAKSLRYLKKMESNINIGSFCLLDLDHNVQIVLKLLRELSAVTISVFQSLCVFLSKPLTNNTKASKWCLVSKLMAVRFAASENGQKIYNEVGSVDIALCSLHGHMKKSDYAKTDVQGVQWRLDTLDCSISGLEGGLERLFRCLLQHRVSLLNLLTP; this is encoded by the coding sequence ATGGCTGTTTCACTTTCATCCATAGTACCTGTGAGGTCCATTAGCTTACCATCTAGGCTAAATCCCAATTCCCAAAAGATTGAGTCAGAGCTCAAGAAGTTAAAGACTTTGAGATTTTCATGTGCTGCAGAAGCAGCAAGTTCAAGTCCTCTAGGCAGTGAGGCTCTTCTAGAGGGCTTGTCTGGTCTTGCAGAGTTGTACAATTGCATTGAGGAACTTGTTCACTCTCCACTGACCCAACAAGCTCTCAACCATCACCAACAGTGCAAAACACTAGTGGAGGAAGCACTTGATGGCTCAGTTGGGTTGCTAGACTCTTGTGGCAATGCAAGAGACCTGCTTTTGACAATGAAGGAACATGTTCAGAACCTTCAATCTGCACTGCGCAGGAGGAGGACCGGAGATTCGAGCAGCATCGAAAGCAACGTTCACGCTTACATTTGCTTTCGaaaaaaggcaaagaagaGCATTGCAAAGAGCCTCAgatatttgaagaaaatggaaagcaatatcaatattgGGTCATTTTGTCTCTTAGATTTAGACCACAATGTGCAGATAGTGCTTAAATTGTTAAGAGAATTAAGTGCTGTCACAATTTCTGTGTTTCAGTCCCTCTGTGTGTTCCTATCCAAGCCTTTGACCAACAACACAAAGGCTAGCAAATGGTGTTTGGTGTCAAAGCTAATGGCTGTGAGATTTGCAGCATCAGAGAACGGCCAAAAGATTTACAATGAAGTTGGAAGTGTAGATATTGCTCTCTGCTCACTCCATGGCCACATGAAAAAGAGTGATTATGCCAAGACTGATGTGCAGGGGGTTCAGTGGAGACTAGACACGCTGGATTGCAGCATAAGTGGGCTTGAGGGTGGTTTGGAAAGACTCTTCAGATGCCTATTGCAACACAGAGTGTCTCTGCTTAATCTCCTCACACCTTGA
- the LOC117634718 gene encoding probable acyl-activating enzyme 1, peroxisomal, with product MSKGCLVQCLANYMPLSPISFLERAAVVHGDKVSIVYGGQRFSWKETHQRCFKVASAFVRLGISRHDVVAAFAPNIPALYELHFSVPMAGAILCALNIRLDSPTLSLILQQLEAKAILVDHQYIEVVLQALDILSQTKSNPPLLILIPEFDQSSSSSSPIDLDLPPGTLNYNDLLQAKAEPNFQILKPNNECDPISVSYTSGSTGNPKGVLYSHRAVYLNSLAAIFQSDMRKMPVFLWTVEMFRCNGWCFPWAVAALGGTNICLRNVSAKLIFEAIHLHKVTHLCGAPSILNILADASENDQAREIKSRVEIIVAGALPAPQILTKVAELGFNVSHGYGMTEALGPAIVTPCKPGQKQSQYNLMMEGVDVKDPNTMESVEFDGKTMGEIMFRGNTLMLDYLENSKPVHEVFKGGWYRTGDLAVRHPDGYIQMKDRARDIIICGGEVISTLEVEAVLLTHPQVLQAAVVGRYDEVLGETPCAFVKLKEGFGGGGEASSREVIEFCEGKLPGFMVPKVVIFGDLPSPTGKIQKFVLREKANLVGDQE from the exons ATGAGTAAGGGTTGTCTTGTTCAGTGCTTAGCAAACTACATGCCCTTGTCACCTATAAGCTTCTTAGAGCGAGCAGCTGTCGTCCATGGCGACAAGGTTTCGATCGTCTACGGTGGCCAGAGATTTTCATGGAAGGAGACGCATCAAAGATGTTTCAAGGTCGCTTCAGCTTTTGTCCGCCTAGGGATATCTCGCCATGACGTT GTTGCAGCTTTTGCACCAAATATTCCAGCACTCTATGAGCTTCATTTCAGCGTTCCAATGGCAGGGGCAATTCTTTGTGCCCTTAATATTAGGCTGGACTCTCCCACATTATCATTGATATTACAACAGTTGGAGGCCAAAGCCATTCTTGTAGATCATCAGTACATTGAAGTTGTCCTGCAAGCACTGGACATATTGTCCCAAACAAAGTCCAATCCACCTCTGCTCATTCTTATCCCAGAGTTTGAccaatcatcatcatcatcttctcccATTGATCTTGACCTTCCACCAGGTACCCTGAATTACAATGACCTGCTGCAGGCAAAAGCAGAGCCCAACTTTCAGATTCTAAAACCCAACAATGAATGTGACCCAATTTCAGTGAGTTACACTTCTGGCTCAACTGGAAATCCCAAGGGAGTTTTATACAGCCACAGAGCTGTGTATCTTAATTCATTGGCAGCCATTTTTCAAAGTGACATGAGAAAAATGCCAGTGTTCTTATGGACAGTTGAAATGTTTCGGTGCAACGGTTGGTGCTTCCCTTGGGCTGTTGCTGCTCTTGGAGGCACCAACATCTGCCTCAGAAATGTCTCAGCCAAACTCATTTTTGAAGCAATTCATCTCCACAAGGTAACACACTTGTGTGGTGCACCTTCTATTTTGAACATCCTAGCAGATGCCTCAGAAAATGACCAAGCCAGGGAAATAAAATCAAGGGTGGAGATTATTGTTGCCGGTGCATTGCCAGCACCTCAGATTTTGACCAAGGTTGCAGAGCTGGGATTCAATGTGAGCCATGGATATGGCATGACAGAGGCTCTTGGGCCAGCAATTGTCACACCATGCAAGCCTGGTCAAAAGCAATCTCAGTACAATCTGATGATGGAAGGGGTTGACGTGAAGGATCCAAACACCATGGAAAGTGTGGAATTTGATGGGAAAACAATGGGGGAGATTATGTTCAGAGGCAACACTTTGATGCTGGATTATCTAGAGAATTCAAAACCAGTTCATGAGGTTTTCAAGGGTGGATGGTATAGGACTGGTGACCTGGCAGTTAGGCATCCAGATGGGTACATTCAGATGAAAGACAGGGCAAGGGATATTATCATTTGTGGTGGTGAGGTTATTAGCACGCTTGAGGTGGAGGCAGTTTTGCTGACTCATCCACAAGTTTTGCAGGCTGCTGTTGTGGGGAGATATGATGAGGTTTTGGGGGAGACTCCTTGTGCTTTTGTGAAGTTGAAGGAGGggtttggtggtggtggtgaagcAAGTTCTAGAGAGGTTATAGAGTTTTGTGAGGGGAAATTGCCTGGTTTTATGGTTCCAAAAGTTGTGATATTTGGGGATTTGCCTAGCCCAACCGGGAAGATACAAAAATTTGTTCTGAGGGAGAAGGCCAATCTTGTGGGAGACCAGGAATAA
- the LOC117635050 gene encoding endochitinase-like, whose amino-acid sequence MKLQSLIILSLALLLGISAEQCGRQAGNAVCPNGLCCSQHGWCGTTADYCATGCQSQCTSTATPTPTPSGGGGGDVSSVVSSAVFDQMLKYRNDARCKSNGFYKYDAFVAAARTFNGFGTTGDVTVRKKELAAFLAQTSHETTGGWATAPDGPYAWGYCFINENNQDVYCTPSAQYPCAAGKKYYGRGPIQLTHNYNYGPAGKAIGKDLIANPDLVATDPVVSFRTAMWFWMTPQGNKPSSHDVITGRWSPSAADKSAGRVPGYGVITNIINGGLECGRGQDARVADRIGFYRRYSEILGVSPGDNLDCYNQRPFA is encoded by the exons atgaagtTACAGAGTCTTATCATTTTATCCCTAGCTTTGCTGTTAGGGATCTCAGCAGAGCAATGTGGGAGGCAAGCTGGAAATGCAGTGTGCCCCAATGGGCTGTGCTGCAGCCAACATGGGTGGTGCGGCACCACAGCTGATTATTGCGCCACTGGTTGCCAGAGCCAATGTACCTCGACCgcaaccccaaccccaaccccaagtggtggcggtggtggtgaTGTCAGCAGCGTCGTTAGCTCAGCTGTTTTTGACCAGATGCTTAAGTATCGAAATGACGCGAGATGCAAAAGTAATGGGTTCTACAAGTATGATGCTTTCGTTGCTGCTGCTCGGACTTTTAATGGGTTTGGCACAACTGGGGATGTTACTGTAAGGAAGAAGGAGCTTGCCGCTTTCTTGGCTCAAACCTCTCATGAGACTACTG GAGGATGGGCAACTGCACCAGATGGACCATATGCATGGGGATATTGTTTTATCAATGAAAATAACCAAGATGTATATTGTACACCATCCGCCCAATACCCATGCGCTGCCGGCAAGAAATATTATGGCAGAGGACCCATCCAACTCACGCA CAACTACAACTATGGTCCAGCGGGTAAAGCAATCGGAAAGGATCTGATAGCCAATCCGGATCTAGTGGCCACCGACCCGGTTGTATCATTCAGGACAGCTATGTGGTTCTGGATGACCCCACAGGGAAACAAGCCATCGAGCCATGACGTCATCACTGGCAGGTGGAGTCCTTCTGCTGCAGACAAGTCGGCGGGTCGGGTCCCCGGGTATGGAGTGATCACCAATATAATCAACGGTGGGCTTGAATGTGGGCGTGGCCAAGATGCTAGGGTGGCTGATAGGATTGGGTTCTACAGAAGGTATTCTGAGATTTTGGGAGTGAGCCCAGGGGACAACTTGGATTGTTATAACCAAAGGCCTTTTGcctaa